A portion of the Candidatus Pristimantibacillus lignocellulolyticus genome contains these proteins:
- the fliS gene encoding flagellar export chaperone FliS produces the protein MISNFNGYQAYQKNKYETASPHRLITMLYDGAIRFMNQSIANVQAQDIEATNLSLSRAQEIVNELIACLNFEEGNDIAVNLNNLYRYVIDLLIKANIQKSIEPINEAISIIKEIREAWMAIGKEVQMNG, from the coding sequence GTGATCTCTAACTTTAATGGATATCAAGCTTATCAGAAAAATAAATATGAGACTGCTTCTCCTCACCGTCTAATTACGATGCTTTATGACGGAGCAATTAGATTTATGAACCAATCTATTGCTAATGTCCAAGCTCAAGATATTGAAGCTACTAATCTATCATTATCTAGAGCTCAAGAAATAGTTAACGAACTAATAGCCTGTCTTAATTTTGAAGAAGGTAATGATATAGCAGTAAATCTTAACAACCTTTACCGCTATGTTATAGATCTTCTTATAAAAGCTAATATTCAAAAGTCTATCGAGCCAATAAATGAAGCGATATCAATTATAAAAGAAATTCGTGAAGCGTGGATGGCTATAGGCAAGGAAGTGCAGATGAATGGTTAA
- a CDS encoding flagellin FliC yields the protein MFINTNVGAMNAHRNLTSNNGAMNKTMEKLSSGYRINRAADDAAGLAISEKMRYQINGMNQAQRNAQDGISLIQTAEGALTETHAMLQRINTLANQSKNGTYSSSDRTKLNLEVTQLVSEINNIATGTKFNGISLLASAGSITFQTGVNNTDTISVATTRMTASAIGLGTLSISSVAAASTAIASVATAIETVSTQRATFGAVQNRLEHTVNNLGVNKENLSAAHSRIRDADMAAEMTNFTKNQILVQAGTSMLAQANSVPQNVLKLLG from the coding sequence ATGTTTATTAACACTAACGTTGGTGCGATGAACGCACACCGTAACTTAACTTCAAACAATGGCGCAATGAACAAAACAATGGAGAAGCTTTCTTCTGGATACCGTATTAACCGTGCTGCAGATGATGCTGCAGGTCTTGCGATCTCTGAAAAAATGCGCTACCAAATCAATGGTATGAACCAAGCACAACGTAACGCTCAAGATGGTATCTCTTTGATCCAAACAGCTGAGGGTGCCTTGACTGAAACTCATGCTATGCTACAACGTATCAATACACTTGCTAACCAATCTAAAAACGGTACGTATTCATCTTCTGACCGTACAAAGCTTAATTTGGAAGTAACACAACTAGTTTCAGAAATTAACAATATCGCTACTGGAACTAAATTTAATGGTATTTCTTTGTTAGCTTCTGCTGGAAGTATTACATTCCAAACAGGTGTTAATAATACTGACACAATTTCTGTGGCAACTACAAGAATGACAGCGTCTGCAATTGGTCTTGGCACTCTTTCAATTTCATCAGTTGCTGCAGCGAGTACTGCAATTGCATCAGTTGCAACAGCAATTGAAACTGTATCAACTCAACGTGCTACATTTGGTGCGGTACAAAACCGTCTTGAGCATACTGTTAACAATCTAGGTGTTAACAAAGAAAACCTATCTGCTGCACATTCTCGTATCCGTGATGCTGATATGGCTGCTGAAATGACAAACTTTACTAAAAATCAAATTCTAGTACAAGCTGGTACTTCTATGTTAGCTCAAGCTAACTCTGTACCACAAAACGTTCTTAAACTATTGGGATAA
- a CDS encoding flagellin FliC — MFINTNVGAMNAHRNLTSNNGAMNKTMEKLSSGYRINRAADDAAGLAISEKMRYQINGMNQAQRNAQDGISLIQTAEGALTETHAMLQRINTLANQSKNGTYSSSDRTKLNLEVTQLVSEINNIATGTKFNGISLLNASSSISFQTGVNNTDTISVATKSMQANDIGITGITIATVAGASAAIAAVSNAIENVSTQRATFGAVQNRLEHTVNNLGVNKENLSAAHSRIRDADMAAEMTNFTKNQILVQAGTSMLAQANSVPQNVLKLLG; from the coding sequence ATGTTTATTAACACTAACGTTGGTGCGATGAACGCACACCGTAACTTAACTTCAAACAATGGCGCAATGAACAAAACAATGGAGAAGCTTTCTTCTGGATACCGTATTAACCGTGCTGCAGATGATGCTGCAGGTCTTGCGATCTCTGAAAAAATGCGCTACCAAATCAATGGTATGAACCAAGCACAACGTAACGCTCAAGATGGTATCTCTTTGATCCAAACAGCTGAGGGTGCCTTGACTGAAACTCATGCTATGCTACAACGTATCAATACACTTGCTAACCAATCTAAAAACGGTACGTATTCATCTTCTGACCGTACAAAGCTTAATTTGGAAGTAACACAACTAGTTTCAGAAATTAACAATATCGCTACTGGAACTAAATTTAATGGTATTTCTTTATTGAATGCAAGTTCTAGTATTTCATTCCAAACAGGTGTTAACAACACTGATACAATTTCAGTTGCAACGAAAAGTATGCAAGCTAATGACATTGGTATCACTGGTATTACTATTGCAACAGTTGCAGGTGCAAGTGCAGCAATTGCAGCAGTTTCCAATGCAATTGAAAATGTATCAACTCAACGTGCTACATTTGGTGCGGTACAAAACCGTCTTGAGCATACTGTTAACAACCTAGGTGTTAACAAAGAAAACCTATCTGCTGCACATTCTCGTATCCGTGATGCTGATATGGCTGCTGAAATGACAAACTTCACAAAAAATCAAATTCTAGTTCAAGCAGGTACTTCTATGTTGGCTCAAGCTAACTCTGTACCGCAAAATGTTCTTAAACTTCTTGGATAA
- a CDS encoding DUF115 domain-containing protein, with the protein MTDLLQDNLLYLHKHKQELFKQIELYLDNNQEEKLFKLIWDDGFPNVTFSNDNGIKLIYDKDGSDLSEWIKDYQFLQDGQYDIVMFGLGMTYHLVRLLEMNTKLSFYIIEPEVDLFVEILKVININQLLEHPQIKLLHVGNGALGIEKFIYLKNLYSNNNRVNICLPFYTAINQEYVRSYYEEEYKALTREAIEAGLEYNFGTLQYKNSIKNIEYLYRSNGLELLKGKYRNCTALVVGGGPSLEKDIEMVKASKEKLLIIAAGSSIQALLRNGIEPHLIVSMDPSEANGKVFENVNTTHIPLVFINQLYPPILESHPNCNFHAFFNSDHILDYFFAGRKLEPKIMSTTSVSGTAVQIAVYLGASTIIFTGQDLSFPNKRYYAFGATHLSTEILDENMSMNTVKVENVNGDYNDTNYSFKVTLEDIEELIGLLDNVKFINSSSLGAKIKGADYLPFEEAIASLKEKEYDFDLIQKIGEQTKVENSFTLDELMSRITNVEDAYEFITKKCEASIRLIKKIDELSRTQPNKAMSTLVKLEKEFSQVTEHSMFKLIIPFWNRGLTRKYDQQVGHIEKEPSMIGKAKLLNEIVIPYISTLLDSFFEINEEFQQLKTRLYLNKEEENVE; encoded by the coding sequence ATGACAGATTTATTACAAGATAATTTATTATATTTGCATAAGCATAAACAAGAATTATTTAAACAAATCGAATTGTATTTGGATAATAATCAAGAAGAGAAACTCTTTAAGCTAATCTGGGATGATGGATTTCCAAATGTTACTTTTTCAAATGATAATGGAATTAAGCTAATCTATGATAAAGATGGTTCTGATTTGTCAGAATGGATTAAGGACTATCAATTTTTACAAGATGGACAATATGATATAGTTATGTTTGGACTAGGAATGACTTACCATTTGGTAAGGCTACTTGAAATGAATACAAAGCTGAGTTTTTACATTATAGAGCCCGAAGTGGATTTATTTGTAGAAATCTTGAAGGTGATTAATATTAATCAGCTACTTGAGCATCCGCAAATTAAGTTGTTACATGTTGGTAACGGAGCATTAGGAATTGAGAAATTTATATACTTAAAAAATTTATATTCGAACAATAATAGAGTGAATATATGTCTACCGTTTTACACTGCAATTAATCAGGAGTACGTCAGATCATATTATGAGGAAGAGTATAAGGCATTGACAAGAGAGGCAATAGAAGCTGGTTTAGAATACAATTTTGGAACTTTACAATATAAAAATAGTATTAAAAATATTGAATATTTATATCGTTCGAATGGGCTTGAATTGTTAAAAGGAAAATATCGTAATTGTACAGCTCTAGTTGTTGGTGGAGGACCATCACTTGAGAAAGATATCGAAATGGTCAAAGCAAGTAAGGAGAAGTTGCTAATTATTGCTGCAGGTTCAAGCATACAAGCCTTACTACGTAATGGGATAGAGCCGCATCTAATTGTATCAATGGATCCAAGTGAGGCTAATGGAAAGGTTTTTGAGAATGTAAATACAACTCATATACCATTAGTATTTATTAATCAGTTATACCCTCCAATTTTGGAGAGCCATCCTAATTGCAATTTTCATGCATTTTTTAATTCAGATCATATATTAGATTATTTTTTTGCCGGAAGAAAGCTCGAACCGAAAATTATGTCAACCACTTCAGTCTCAGGGACTGCAGTTCAAATAGCTGTCTATTTGGGTGCATCAACTATTATATTTACCGGGCAAGATTTATCGTTTCCTAATAAACGATATTATGCATTTGGCGCTACCCATTTAAGCACTGAAATATTAGATGAAAATATGTCGATGAATACTGTAAAGGTTGAAAATGTAAACGGAGATTATAATGATACTAACTATTCTTTTAAAGTTACATTAGAGGATATTGAAGAGTTGATAGGTCTTTTAGATAATGTTAAATTTATTAATTCATCTTCATTGGGTGCCAAAATAAAGGGAGCAGATTACTTGCCATTTGAAGAGGCAATTGCATCATTAAAAGAAAAAGAATATGACTTCGATTTAATTCAAAAAATAGGAGAACAAACCAAAGTTGAAAATAGCTTTACATTGGATGAGCTTATGAGTAGGATAACTAATGTAGAAGATGCTTACGAGTTTATTACGAAAAAATGTGAAGCTTCGATCAGATTAATTAAGAAAATAGACGAATTGAGCAGAACACAACCAAATAAAGCAATGTCAACTCTTGTTAAACTTGAAAAAGAATTTTCACAAGTGACAGAGCACAGTATGTTCAAATTAATAATACCCTTTTGGAATAGAGGACTAACTAGGAAATATGACCAACAGGTTGGTCATATTGAAAAGGAACCTTCAATGATTGGAAAAGCAAAATTATTGAATGAGATTGTAATTCCTTATATTAGTACTCTATTAGACTCTTTCTTTGAAATTAATGAGGAGTTTCAACAACTTAAAACACGATTATATCTTAATAAGGAGGAAGAGAATGTCGAATGA
- a CDS encoding NAD-dependent 4,6-dehydratase LegB, which produces MSNEKILITGADGFIGSHLTEELVRQGYDVKAFVYYNSFNSWGWLDQTPKEIKSSLEVFAGDVRDPYGVKAAMKDCTHVLHLASLIAIPYSYHSPDTYIDTNIKGTLNIVQAARELGVEKVVHTSTSEVYGTAQYVPINELHPLQGQSPYSASKIGADQIALSFYRSFDTPVSIIRPFNTYGPRQSARAVIPTIISQLASGKSNIHLGAVSPTRDFNYVKDTVKGFITMMNTEKALGEVVNIGSNYEVSIGETAQMIAELMGVTLTIETEEQRLRPEKSEVNRLWADNKKAQELIGWTPEYAGIDGLKRGLEETIEWFTNPTNLAQYKADVYNI; this is translated from the coding sequence ATGTCGAATGAAAAAATACTTATCACTGGTGCTGACGGGTTTATTGGTTCACATCTAACGGAAGAGCTTGTACGTCAAGGCTATGATGTAAAAGCGTTTGTGTATTATAATTCATTCAATTCGTGGGGTTGGCTAGATCAGACGCCTAAGGAAATCAAAAGCTCACTAGAAGTTTTTGCTGGAGATGTGCGTGATCCTTATGGAGTAAAGGCAGCGATGAAGGATTGTACTCATGTGCTGCATCTTGCATCGTTAATTGCTATTCCATACTCCTATCATTCTCCTGACACATATATAGATACGAATATTAAGGGGACACTTAATATCGTTCAAGCTGCTCGTGAATTGGGCGTAGAGAAAGTAGTTCATACGTCAACTAGTGAAGTGTATGGTACTGCGCAGTACGTGCCAATCAATGAGCTTCACCCATTACAAGGTCAATCACCTTATTCTGCCTCGAAAATAGGTGCTGATCAGATTGCATTATCTTTTTATCGTTCGTTTGACACCCCAGTTTCGATTATTCGTCCATTTAATACGTATGGCCCACGACAATCAGCAAGGGCTGTTATTCCAACGATAATTAGTCAGCTGGCATCGGGTAAGTCTAATATACATCTTGGAGCAGTAAGCCCCACACGTGACTTTAATTATGTTAAGGATACCGTTAAAGGCTTTATTACGATGATGAATACAGAAAAGGCGCTGGGAGAAGTAGTTAATATTGGATCAAATTATGAAGTATCCATTGGTGAAACCGCTCAAATGATTGCCGAACTTATGGGAGTTACTTTGACGATTGAAACGGAAGAGCAACGCTTACGCCCTGAAAAGAGTGAGGTCAATCGACTATGGGCTGATAATAAGAAAGCTCAAGAACTTATTGGGTGGACACCGGAATATGCAGGAATTGACGGATTAAAACGAGGTCTAGAGGAAACGATAGAGTGGTTTACTAATCCGACAAACCTAGCTCAGTATAAGGCAGATGTATATAATATATGA
- a CDS encoding LegC family aminotransferase — MNSQWTQLVSGIKEMYAKSFVPLHEPTFQGEELAYVSDCIKTGWVSSVGQYVNQFEEKLAEYTGVNYAISVVNGTAALQVALKVAGVQANDEVFMPSLTFIATANAASYLGAVPHFVDVSEVTLGLDPAKLEQYIEDVAKVKNGVLINKETGRVIRAVVPMHTFGHPVEVDKLIEVCNKYHLVLVEDAAESLGSYYKDQHTGSFGRVSAVSFNGNKIITTGGGGAILTNDVEIAKYAKHITTTAKVPHRWEYMHDEIGYNYRMPNLNAALGCAQLERISSFIEQKRLLTVMYDNLLSEIDEIRLFKEPINCSSNYWLQTLVLDESVNRDELLYYFNENGIQSRPIWQPLHLLTIYSQNPKSDLSTTNSLQKRVINIPSSPNLTVGEFIHGKI, encoded by the coding sequence ATGAACAGTCAATGGACGCAGTTAGTCAGTGGAATTAAAGAAATGTACGCTAAAAGCTTCGTACCATTACATGAGCCTACATTTCAAGGCGAAGAGTTAGCATATGTATCTGACTGCATTAAAACGGGTTGGGTATCCTCAGTAGGACAATATGTTAATCAGTTTGAAGAGAAGCTTGCTGAATATACGGGTGTAAACTATGCAATATCTGTAGTCAATGGTACAGCGGCACTACAGGTTGCTTTGAAGGTGGCCGGTGTACAGGCAAATGACGAAGTTTTTATGCCTTCATTAACCTTTATAGCAACGGCTAATGCAGCGAGCTATCTTGGTGCTGTCCCACATTTTGTTGATGTGTCAGAGGTTACATTAGGCTTAGATCCTGCGAAGCTAGAACAATATATTGAGGATGTAGCAAAGGTAAAAAACGGTGTTTTAATTAATAAGGAAACAGGCAGAGTAATTCGTGCAGTTGTTCCCATGCATACCTTTGGTCATCCAGTTGAAGTTGATAAGTTGATAGAGGTTTGTAATAAATATCATTTGGTTCTAGTTGAGGATGCGGCAGAATCACTAGGTTCTTACTATAAAGATCAGCATACAGGGAGCTTTGGTCGGGTAAGTGCTGTAAGCTTTAATGGTAATAAGATCATTACGACTGGTGGTGGCGGAGCTATATTAACTAACGATGTAGAAATTGCGAAATATGCTAAGCATATTACGACTACTGCGAAGGTGCCACATCGTTGGGAATATATGCATGATGAGATTGGATATAACTATCGTATGCCGAATCTTAACGCTGCACTAGGATGTGCACAACTAGAACGAATTTCAAGCTTTATTGAGCAAAAAAGATTGTTAACAGTTATGTATGATAATCTACTAAGCGAGATAGATGAAATTAGGTTATTTAAGGAACCTATTAATTGTTCTAGTAATTATTGGCTTCAGACATTGGTGCTGGACGAGTCTGTAAATAGAGATGAACTGTTATATTATTTTAATGAAAACGGCATACAAAGTAGACCAATTTGGCAACCATTGCACTTACTCACTATATATTCTCAAAACCCTAAAAGTGACTTGTCTACAACGAATAGTCTACAGAAGAGAGTAATAAACATACCAAGTAGTCCAAATCTGACTGTAGGAGAATTTATTCATGGAAAAATATGA
- a CDS encoding TylF/MycF family methyltransferase, which translates to MEKYDDFEKYARRQAISRFLARYELFKLQMNIKGSIVECGVHKGAGIMGWAKLSAALEPYSLDRRIIGFDTFEGFPNIHDADLMTEESKNNDKNVIGGFYEQNVYDELLELVQQYDENRYLNQFQKVHLVKGDAVETIPQYVKDNSHLLISLLFMDFDLYEPTKVALQNFLPRMSKGSVLAFDEINNPWWPGETIAMLEELSIKDYTINRFSFDPNISYIVL; encoded by the coding sequence ATGGAAAAATATGATGATTTTGAAAAATATGCTAGAAGACAGGCGATATCTAGGTTTTTAGCGAGATATGAGCTGTTTAAGTTACAAATGAATATAAAAGGAAGTATAGTTGAGTGTGGTGTTCATAAAGGTGCTGGTATCATGGGATGGGCTAAGTTATCTGCTGCACTAGAGCCATATAGTCTTGATCGAAGAATCATTGGATTTGATACATTTGAAGGGTTTCCCAATATACATGATGCTGACCTAATGACAGAAGAAAGTAAAAACAATGATAAAAATGTCATTGGTGGATTCTACGAACAAAATGTCTATGACGAGTTATTAGAATTAGTCCAGCAATATGATGAAAATAGATATTTAAATCAATTCCAAAAAGTTCATTTAGTGAAAGGGGATGCAGTTGAAACTATTCCTCAATATGTAAAGGATAACTCTCATTTGTTAATAAGTTTATTATTTATGGACTTTGATTTGTACGAACCAACTAAAGTTGCTTTACAGAACTTTTTACCTCGTATGTCAAAAGGTTCAGTATTAGCATTTGATGAGATAAATAATCCTTGGTGGCCTGGAGAAACGATAGCTATGCTAGAGGAGTTATCGATTAAAGACTACACAATTAATCGCTTTAGCTTTGATCCGAATATTTCATATATTGTTTTATAA
- a CDS encoding class I SAM-dependent methyltransferase — MNLKKEEWNVSYKNKDNFVFYPHEEIIRFSAKYIAKRVGLEHVDYIASQNCKVLDLGCGIGRHIVFFEKLGINTYGVDLSQEAVTVAKQWLEKENLNSEDKIFCGSAEELPWRDDEFSFIVSHGVLDSMPFEIARNIIEECHRIIKEDGLFYCDLIGDETKFDVDFEEEVVVESIHEKGTIQSYFTLNKIENLIENLFEIKEIKKIISKNVATDTYISRYHMVLKKSRC, encoded by the coding sequence ATGAACTTAAAAAAAGAAGAATGGAATGTATCTTATAAAAATAAAGATAACTTTGTGTTTTATCCACATGAAGAAATCATTCGGTTTTCTGCGAAATATATAGCAAAAAGAGTAGGGCTAGAGCATGTAGATTATATAGCAAGTCAAAACTGTAAAGTCTTAGACTTAGGTTGTGGAATAGGGCGCCATATTGTATTTTTTGAAAAGTTAGGAATAAATACATATGGCGTTGATTTATCACAGGAGGCTGTTACAGTTGCAAAACAATGGCTAGAAAAAGAGAATTTAAATTCTGAGGATAAGATATTTTGCGGCTCTGCAGAAGAATTGCCTTGGAGAGATGATGAGTTTAGCTTTATTGTAAGTCATGGAGTGCTGGACAGTATGCCTTTTGAGATTGCAAGAAATATCATAGAAGAGTGCCATAGAATTATTAAAGAAGATGGCTTATTTTATTGTGATCTAATTGGTGATGAAACGAAGTTTGATGTGGATTTTGAAGAAGAGGTCGTTGTGGAGTCAATTCATGAAAAGGGAACGATTCAGTCTTACTTTACACTGAATAAAATTGAGAATTTGATTGAAAACCTGTTTGAAATTAAAGAAATAAAGAAAATTATTAGTAAAAATGTTGCAACAGATACTTATATATCGAGATACCATATGGTATTGAAAAAAAGTAGGTGTTAA
- a CDS encoding ATP-grasp domain-containing protein, with protein MRVLVEASGSLTSGYLIRSIQEAGFNVVASDITEDCFGKYLSDDFIKMPKIAEESSWEKTLDLVFKNNIQVVLPSLDETLQEWAKSKEMLLQNNIHVIISDSNTVEIFIDKWKTFLFFEKYGIPTPETSLESKYPVIKPRRGRGSAGIFIAKDNEDVNMDGNISQQLIRGTEYTVDVFCDFNNKPVYIVPRKRINVKEGKSTCGIAVKHSEIEKYVRIICSSIPFIGPINIQCFEEENGDLKFIEINPRIAGGMALGFAATENWISLMSSNLIHYEPINPVEVKYGLKMMRYYNEVFTLE; from the coding sequence ATGAGGGTTTTGGTTGAAGCGTCCGGGAGTTTAACTTCCGGCTATTTAATTCGATCGATTCAAGAGGCAGGATTCAATGTGGTAGCTTCAGACATTACAGAAGATTGCTTTGGCAAATACTTATCAGATGATTTTATTAAAATGCCTAAAATCGCAGAGGAAAGCAGTTGGGAGAAAACTCTTGATTTAGTGTTTAAGAATAATATACAGGTAGTATTACCTTCATTGGATGAGACTTTACAGGAATGGGCTAAAAGCAAGGAAATGCTTTTACAAAACAATATCCATGTAATTATATCGGATAGCAACACTGTAGAGATCTTTATCGACAAATGGAAAACCTTTTTGTTCTTTGAAAAGTATGGAATTCCTACTCCTGAAACAAGTCTGGAATCTAAGTATCCAGTGATTAAACCAAGAAGAGGAAGAGGAAGTGCAGGGATTTTTATAGCTAAAGATAACGAAGATGTAAATATGGATGGAAATATATCGCAACAACTAATTCGAGGTACAGAATATACGGTTGATGTATTTTGTGATTTTAATAATAAACCGGTTTATATTGTACCCAGAAAACGTATTAACGTTAAAGAAGGAAAATCGACATGTGGTATAGCTGTAAAGCATTCTGAAATTGAAAAATATGTACGTATAATCTGTTCATCGATACCTTTTATAGGTCCAATTAATATTCAATGCTTTGAAGAGGAAAATGGTGATTTGAAGTTTATTGAGATTAATCCTCGAATTGCTGGTGGAATGGCTTTAGGATTTGCTGCAACTGAGAATTGGATTTCATTAATGAGCTCTAATCTAATTCATTACGAGCCTATTAACCCTGTCGAAGTGAAATATGGTCTGAAAATGATGAGGTATTATAATGAAGTATTTACGCTTGAATGA
- a CDS encoding HAD hydrolase-like protein, whose amino-acid sequence MKYLRLNDVDFNKYDWFGFDMDGTLYDEITFIKQAYRRIAAYFSLDTSVEVDSIFNDMIEKWIVKGSSYPFIFEETLRTFNIQNKTIEHALHIYRSTEPQLTLSKKIEKLLENLPRSKCFLITDGYASLQRKKYTALVLARYFAPDNCCFTGDLGRNHYKPSSLSLSTIKSIESSSRLIYFGDRHIDEQFCINTRMDFVYVDNFKEFWRDGI is encoded by the coding sequence ATGAAGTATTTACGCTTGAATGATGTAGACTTCAATAAATATGATTGGTTTGGCTTCGATATGGATGGAACACTATATGATGAAATAACATTCATTAAACAAGCATATAGAAGGATTGCAGCATATTTTTCTTTAGATACATCAGTAGAAGTTGATAGTATATTTAATGATATGATCGAAAAATGGATTGTAAAAGGAAGTAGTTATCCATTTATTTTTGAGGAGACACTTCGTACGTTTAATATTCAGAATAAAACAATAGAACACGCTTTGCACATTTATAGGTCAACAGAGCCACAGTTAACTTTATCGAAAAAAATAGAGAAGTTATTAGAGAATCTTCCAAGATCAAAATGTTTTTTAATAACTGATGGATACGCCTCTCTGCAAAGAAAAAAATATACAGCACTGGTGCTTGCACGTTACTTTGCACCTGACAATTGTTGTTTTACGGGTGATTTAGGCAGAAATCACTATAAGCCATCAAGTTTATCCTTAAGTACAATAAAAAGCATTGAAAGCAGTTCGAGATTAATATATTTTGGTGACCGACACATAGATGAGCAGTTTTGTATAAATACTAGAATGGATTTTGTATATGTTGATAACTTTAAGGAATTTTGGAGGGATGGTATTTGA
- the neuC gene encoding UDP-N-acetylglucosamine 2-epimerase, which yields MKRKILAVTGIRSDYDLMTPVFREIQNHSKLELQLIVTGAHLSHAYGYTVEQIEKDGYLIAEKIESLLNSDLTSGRVKGLAIQLQGMVQAVERVKPDVLLVLGDREESMTTALVGAYMNIPVVHVAGGDRVIGNVDDQVRHAVSKLAHIHFTTNHESAERLIKLGEEPFRVFNTGNPGLDRLKEVPFLTREELSQRLGFKIENGEPLILLIQHVISTEVQYAYEQMKATMEAVKKLGIKTIISYPNSDAGGQQIIAAINEYADLPFIYVQKNIPRLEFVNSMRHANCLLGNSSAGILEAPFLKLPVINVGNRQKGRLHANNVQFIDHDVDEIINAVKKSIHDKEYLLKIKNGTNPYGNGDSASKIANILADLQIDQKLLIKEITY from the coding sequence TTGAAAAGAAAAATACTTGCTGTAACAGGGATTCGTTCTGACTACGATTTAATGACTCCGGTATTTAGGGAAATTCAAAACCATTCCAAGTTAGAGCTGCAATTGATAGTGACGGGTGCTCATCTGTCTCATGCGTATGGCTATACTGTAGAACAAATAGAAAAAGACGGTTATTTGATAGCAGAAAAAATTGAAAGCTTACTCAACAGTGATCTTACATCAGGCAGAGTAAAGGGACTTGCTATTCAGTTACAAGGAATGGTTCAGGCTGTAGAGCGAGTGAAGCCGGATGTTCTATTGGTATTAGGTGATCGCGAAGAGTCCATGACGACTGCACTAGTAGGCGCATACATGAATATCCCCGTTGTACACGTAGCCGGGGGAGACCGGGTTATCGGAAATGTAGATGATCAAGTAAGGCATGCAGTAAGCAAGCTAGCACACATTCATTTTACAACAAATCATGAAAGCGCAGAACGTTTGATAAAATTGGGTGAAGAGCCGTTTCGCGTGTTTAACACTGGAAATCCAGGACTAGATCGTTTAAAAGAAGTGCCTTTTTTAACAAGAGAGGAATTATCTCAACGATTAGGCTTTAAGATTGAAAACGGTGAACCATTAATTTTACTAATCCAACACGTAATTTCGACAGAAGTGCAATATGCTTATGAGCAAATGAAAGCTACGATGGAGGCTGTAAAAAAACTAGGAATAAAAACGATAATAAGCTATCCGAATTCTGATGCTGGTGGGCAACAAATCATAGCAGCTATTAACGAATATGCTGACTTACCATTCATATATGTTCAAAAAAATATTCCTAGACTTGAATTTGTTAATAGTATGCGTCATGCAAATTGCTTGCTAGGTAATTCTAGTGCAGGCATTCTAGAAGCTCCATTTTTAAAGTTGCCTGTAATAAACGTAGGTAATAGACAAAAGGGTCGATTACACGCCAATAATGTTCAATTTATAGATCATGATGTTGATGAAATTATAAATGCAGTGAAAAAATCAATACATGACAAAGAGTATTTATTAAAAATAAAGAACGGTACGAATCCTTATGGAAACGGTGATAGTGCTTCTAAAATAGCTAATATATTGGCTGATTTACAAATTGATCAAAAGTTATTAATTAAGGAGATAACTTACTAA